One stretch of Bordetella avium DNA includes these proteins:
- a CDS encoding peroxiredoxin — protein sequence MTISVGARVPDGTLTEFIETETPGCQLGPNAFQVADLTRGKKIALFAVPGAFTPTCSAKHLPGYVAQAEAFKAKGVDEIWCVAVNDAFVMGAWGRDQHATGKVRLLADGSALWTRELGLELDLIARGMGVRSQRYSALIEDGVVTRLNIEAPGKFEVSDAETLLSQI from the coding sequence ATGACAATTTCTGTTGGCGCCCGTGTTCCGGATGGCACCCTCACCGAGTTCATTGAAACCGAAACCCCGGGCTGCCAGCTCGGCCCCAATGCCTTTCAGGTGGCCGACCTGACGCGCGGCAAGAAAATCGCCTTGTTCGCCGTGCCGGGCGCTTTTACGCCGACCTGCTCGGCCAAGCATCTGCCTGGCTATGTGGCGCAGGCCGAGGCTTTCAAGGCCAAGGGCGTGGATGAAATCTGGTGTGTCGCGGTCAATGACGCCTTCGTGATGGGCGCCTGGGGTCGTGATCAGCACGCCACGGGTAAAGTGCGTCTGCTGGCCGACGGCTCGGCGCTCTGGACGCGCGAGCTGGGTCTCGAGCTTGATCTGATCGCGCGCGGCATGGGCGTGCGTTCGCAGCGCTATTCGGCCTTGATCGAAGACGGCGTGGTCACTCGCTTGAACATCGAAGCTCCCGGCAAGTTCGAAGTGAGCGACGCCGAAACGCTGCTGTCGCAAATCTGA
- the moaC gene encoding cyclic pyranopterin monophosphate synthase MoaC, producing MSDSLPTLSHLDDSGQVRMVDVGDKADADRLAIARAAVRMSPQAYGLLTQPGQGKGEVLNTARVAGVLAAKRCAELIPLCHSLPLAFVGIEFSLDDEGHRVEIRATCRTRYKTGVEMEAMTACSVAALTIYDMCKAADKGIVIEQVRLAYKSGGKSGEWRND from the coding sequence ATGTCTGACTCTCTTCCTACCCTGAGCCATCTGGACGACAGCGGCCAGGTGCGCATGGTCGACGTGGGCGACAAAGCCGATGCCGACCGGCTCGCCATTGCCCGTGCCGCTGTGCGCATGAGCCCGCAAGCCTATGGCCTGCTTACCCAGCCCGGTCAGGGCAAAGGCGAAGTGCTGAATACGGCTCGCGTGGCGGGTGTGCTGGCGGCCAAGCGCTGCGCCGAGCTGATCCCGCTGTGCCACAGCCTGCCCTTGGCCTTTGTCGGCATCGAGTTCTCGCTCGACGATGAAGGCCATCGCGTGGAGATCCGCGCCACCTGCCGCACACGCTATAAAACCGGCGTCGAGATGGAGGCCATGACCGCCTGTAGCGTGGCAGCCCTGACCATTTACGACATGTGCAAAGCGGCCGACAAAGGCATTGTTATCGAACAGGTAAGGCTGGCCTACAAATCCGGAGGTAAGAGCGGTGAGTGGCGCAACGATTGA
- the moaD gene encoding molybdopterin converting factor subunit 1 — MSGATIELRYFARVAEMLGKRAERLPLPQPANTEQLMADLAARYPQLAGVKRLKIAINQNHVKGEAPLSAGDEVAVFEPVTGG, encoded by the coding sequence GTGAGTGGCGCAACGATTGAACTGCGGTATTTCGCCCGAGTCGCGGAAATGCTGGGTAAGCGCGCCGAACGCCTGCCCCTGCCGCAACCGGCCAACACTGAACAATTGATGGCGGATCTGGCCGCACGCTATCCCCAACTCGCGGGCGTGAAGCGCTTGAAAATCGCCATCAACCAGAATCACGTCAAAGGCGAGGCGCCGCTGTCGGCCGGCGACGAAGTCGCGGTCTTCGAGCCGGTCACCGGAGGCTAG
- a CDS encoding molybdenum cofactor biosynthesis protein MoaE: protein MIVVQTEDFDAGALLAGLRAEAGAAAGAIVTFTGYVRDYAPDEATETLFLEHYPGMCERELAEIAETARSRWQLAGTVIAHRVGALPRESQIVFVAAASAHRGDAFRGCEFMIDALKTRAPFWKRETLASGNSFWVEQRASDEARTDAWNKDEETA from the coding sequence ATGATCGTCGTACAAACCGAAGACTTCGATGCCGGCGCCCTGCTGGCGGGTCTGCGCGCCGAAGCCGGCGCGGCCGCTGGCGCCATCGTGACCTTTACCGGCTATGTGCGCGATTACGCGCCGGACGAAGCCACCGAGACGCTGTTCCTGGAACACTATCCCGGCATGTGCGAACGCGAACTGGCCGAGATCGCCGAGACGGCGCGCTCGCGCTGGCAATTGGCCGGCACGGTCATCGCCCACCGCGTCGGCGCCCTGCCGCGCGAAAGCCAGATCGTGTTCGTCGCCGCCGCCAGCGCGCATCGCGGCGATGCCTTTCGCGGCTGCGAATTCATGATAGACGCGCTGAAAACACGCGCGCCCTTCTGGAAGCGCGAAACGCTGGCCAGCGGCAACAGCTTCTGGGTCGAGCAGCGCGCCAGCGACGAAGCGCGCACCGATGCCTGGAATAAGGACGAGGAGACAGCATGA
- the moaB gene encoding molybdenum cofactor biosynthesis protein B encodes MNANTPIPLVCAVLTISDTRSPAEDTSGDLLAEHIVAANHHCAHRAIVPDDIYQIRRVLSDWIANPEVQVILTNGGTGFSPRNCLPEAVRPLFDREIEGFGELFRQISYDDIGSSTIQSRALAGYANQTVIFCMPGSTRACKTAWTRIIAEQLDSRYKPCNFATQLSRKDAS; translated from the coding sequence ATGAACGCCAACACCCCTATCCCGCTGGTCTGCGCCGTGCTGACCATCAGCGATACGCGCAGCCCCGCCGAAGACACCTCGGGCGATCTCCTGGCCGAACATATCGTCGCGGCCAACCATCATTGCGCGCACCGCGCCATCGTGCCGGACGACATCTATCAGATCCGGCGCGTGCTCAGCGACTGGATCGCCAACCCTGAGGTCCAGGTCATCCTGACCAACGGCGGCACCGGTTTCTCGCCGCGCAACTGCCTGCCCGAAGCGGTAAGGCCCTTGTTTGACCGCGAAATCGAAGGTTTTGGCGAACTGTTCCGCCAGATTTCCTATGATGATATCGGCAGCTCGACCATCCAGTCGCGCGCCCTGGCGGGCTATGCCAATCAGACGGTGATCTTCTGCATGCCTGGCTCGACCCGCGCCTGCAAAACCGCCTGGACGCGCATCATTGCCGAACAACTCGACAGCCGATACAAACCCTGCAACTTCGCCACGCAGCTCTCGCGCAAGGACGCATCATGA
- a CDS encoding molybdopterin molybdotransferase MoeA — protein sequence MMEFDQAQAQLAEAAAALTRRETLPLARLAGRVLAQDITATLDLPSADNSAMDGYAIRYADYQAGRALPVTQRVFAGEMPARLEAGQAARLFTGSLLPEGADTVIMQEDARETDGQVEILLAPSAGQHVRKRGEDTRAGALLLAGGTVLQAAHIALLASQGIAQAEVIDRLRVGILTTGDELVPPGAPRQAQQIYNSNGAMLAALAEGMGAQATHVLHARDDEESLKAAFDQLLDDCDLILSVGGVSVGERDLVKPVLESMGAQLVLWKVRMKPGKPVALAHARGKPLVCLPGNPVSAYTVFTVLVSPLLRRMQGRREIYPRVDHVALRTAHTRRDGREEFLRVQYRVGLTPELHAYTNQSSGVLSSLAWSDGLARLPYDTDIQDGAQVRYYDMRLWQA from the coding sequence ATGATGGAATTCGATCAGGCCCAGGCCCAGTTGGCCGAGGCCGCGGCGGCGCTAACACGCCGCGAGACCCTGCCCCTGGCCAGACTGGCCGGCCGCGTGTTAGCGCAGGACATCACGGCCACGCTGGATCTGCCCTCTGCCGATAACAGCGCCATGGACGGCTATGCCATCCGCTACGCCGATTATCAGGCTGGACGCGCCCTGCCCGTGACGCAACGCGTATTCGCGGGCGAGATGCCGGCGCGGCTGGAGGCCGGGCAGGCGGCGCGCCTGTTCACGGGCAGCCTGCTCCCCGAAGGGGCCGACACCGTCATCATGCAGGAAGACGCTCGTGAAACCGACGGCCAGGTCGAGATTCTGCTCGCGCCGAGCGCAGGCCAGCATGTGCGCAAACGAGGCGAAGACACCCGCGCCGGCGCGCTGCTGCTGGCGGGGGGCACGGTCTTGCAAGCCGCGCACATCGCCTTGCTGGCCTCCCAGGGTATTGCGCAGGCCGAGGTTATCGACCGGCTGCGCGTGGGCATCCTCACCACCGGCGATGAACTGGTGCCGCCGGGCGCGCCCCGCCAAGCCCAGCAGATCTATAACTCCAATGGCGCCATGCTGGCCGCACTGGCCGAAGGCATGGGCGCGCAAGCCACTCATGTACTGCACGCCCGCGACGACGAGGAGAGCCTGAAAGCGGCCTTCGATCAGTTGCTGGACGATTGCGATTTGATCCTGAGCGTGGGCGGCGTCTCAGTCGGCGAGCGCGATCTGGTCAAACCGGTGCTGGAGTCCATGGGAGCTCAGTTGGTGCTCTGGAAGGTACGCATGAAACCGGGCAAGCCGGTAGCGCTGGCCCATGCGCGCGGCAAGCCTCTGGTCTGCCTGCCAGGCAATCCGGTATCGGCCTACACGGTATTCACGGTCTTGGTCTCTCCCTTGCTGCGCCGCATGCAAGGCCGCCGGGAGATCTACCCGCGCGTCGATCATGTGGCTTTACGCACAGCGCATACCCGCCGAGATGGCCGCGAGGAATTTCTGCGGGTGCAATACCGTGTGGGCCTCACGCCCGAGCTGCATGCCTACACCAATCAGAGTTCGGGCGTACTGAGCTCCCTGGCCTGGTCGGATGGGCTGGCGCGGCTGCCCTACGACACCGATATCCAGGACGGCGCGCAGGTACGCTATTACGACATGCGCCTGTGGCAGGCTTAG
- the mobA gene encoding molybdenum cofactor guanylyltransferase MobA, producing MAKRAISGLILAGGQGRRVNEADKGLLPWRGQPLVAHVAQRLAPQVGALYISANRHLETYAQYGKVLPDDAALGPWQGPLAGLAAGLAACRDDWLVCVPCDTPLIPRDLVLRLTQAAEHAGASMAVVSSQGRRHAVCMAARAALAQDLRAYLAAGDRKVALWQDRVGAIEVAFDDEPQAFINLNTAEDFAFAQG from the coding sequence GTGGCTAAGCGCGCGATCTCCGGGCTGATTCTCGCGGGCGGGCAGGGCAGGCGGGTCAATGAGGCCGATAAAGGTCTGCTGCCCTGGCGCGGCCAGCCCCTGGTCGCCCATGTGGCGCAACGCCTCGCTCCTCAGGTGGGCGCCCTCTACATCAGCGCTAATCGTCATCTCGAAACCTATGCGCAATACGGCAAGGTGCTGCCCGACGATGCGGCGCTAGGCCCTTGGCAGGGCCCGCTTGCGGGGCTTGCCGCCGGCTTGGCGGCCTGCCGGGATGACTGGCTGGTATGCGTGCCTTGCGACACCCCTCTGATTCCGCGAGATCTGGTCCTGCGGCTCACGCAGGCGGCCGAACATGCCGGGGCGTCGATGGCCGTGGTGTCCAGCCAGGGACGCCGGCACGCTGTCTGCATGGCGGCGAGAGCCGCCCTGGCGCAGGATTTGCGCGCCTATCTGGCCGCAGGCGACCGCAAGGTCGCCCTATGGCAAGATCGGGTTGGCGCCATCGAAGTGGCTTTCGATGACGAGCCCCAGGCTTTCATCAACCTCAATACGGCGGAAGATTTCGCTTTCGCGCAGGGCTAA
- the moaA gene encoding GTP 3',8-cyclase MoaA codes for MSSVIHLVDEHIPVAVAPPAAGEPLRDQRGRPLRDLRISVTDRCNFRCTYCMPRDVFDASYRFMPHSALLSFEEITRAARVFTRLGTEKIRLTGGEPLLRKDVDKLIAMLADLRTPQGLPLDLTLTTNASLLARKASALKAAGLGRVTVSLDALDPGRFKQLADADYTPSDVLRGIDAAAAAGLPVKVNMVVRRGVNDDQILPLARHFRHSGHVLRFIEYMDVGNSNGWNLTEVLPSAELIARLSTEFALEPLEDAPMGRVAERWRYADGAGEIGVISSVTHAFCGGCTRARLSPEGQLFLCLFASRGYDLRTLLRNGSDDESFAAALSGIWTVRRDNYSERRGQAGVAQEKIEMSYIGG; via the coding sequence ATGTCTTCCGTGATCCATCTCGTTGATGAACACATCCCTGTCGCCGTCGCGCCGCCCGCAGCGGGTGAGCCGCTGCGGGATCAACGCGGCCGTCCCCTGCGTGATTTACGCATCTCGGTGACGGATCGCTGCAACTTCCGTTGCACTTACTGCATGCCACGTGACGTATTCGACGCCAGCTATCGTTTCATGCCACATTCGGCCCTGCTGTCATTCGAAGAAATCACCCGCGCCGCGCGTGTGTTCACCCGACTGGGCACCGAGAAAATCCGCCTGACCGGTGGCGAGCCGCTGCTGCGTAAAGATGTCGATAAGCTCATCGCCATGCTGGCTGATCTGCGCACGCCTCAGGGGCTTCCCCTCGACCTGACCCTGACCACCAACGCCAGCCTGTTGGCGCGCAAGGCGAGCGCCCTCAAAGCGGCAGGCCTGGGCCGTGTCACGGTCAGCCTCGATGCACTGGACCCCGGGCGCTTCAAACAACTGGCGGATGCCGACTACACCCCATCCGATGTGTTGCGCGGCATCGATGCTGCGGCTGCGGCGGGGCTGCCCGTCAAGGTCAATATGGTTGTGCGCCGTGGCGTCAATGACGATCAGATCCTGCCTCTGGCCAGACATTTTCGTCATAGTGGCCATGTGCTGCGTTTTATCGAGTACATGGATGTCGGCAACAGCAATGGCTGGAACCTCACCGAAGTCTTGCCCAGCGCCGAACTAATCGCTCGCCTGAGCACCGAGTTCGCGCTGGAGCCCTTGGAGGACGCGCCGATGGGGCGGGTCGCCGAGCGCTGGCGCTATGCCGATGGTGCGGGTGAAATCGGTGTGATTTCCAGCGTGACCCACGCTTTTTGTGGCGGCTGTACGCGGGCCCGCCTGTCGCCCGAGGGGCAGTTATTCCTCTGTCTGTTTGCTTCGCGTGGCTATGATCTGCGCACCTTGCTGCGCAATGGCAGCGACGACGAGTCGTTTGCCGCCGCGCTTAGCGGCATCTGGACGGTCCGCCGTGACAACTACTCCGAGCGGCGCGGCCAAGCAGGCGTTGCTCAGGAAAAAATCGAGATGAGTTACATCGGTGGCTAA
- a CDS encoding substrate-binding domain-containing protein yields MTYKFRVGLRPQWHLALDGDADETSMQELLALLAAIDAEGHIAGACKSRGLSYRHGWGLLRRFEALFGTALVLTRRRQGSELSVFAQRLLWANRRIEARLAPTLESLASELQEELQRLLPQELPPLRLQASHGFAVEALMQQGARVELRYRNASEALASLARGECDLAGFQLPSGEFERDILAHYAQWLDRETHMLIHLARRNTGFFVMAGNPKGIAGVRDLARPDVRFVNRQMGSSTRYLAHLLLQREGIDVSQVQGFQSNEFTHMAIAAHIASGMADVGMGVETAARRFGLDFIPLVQERYFFALRRAELGQPLMQDFLRALRSPAYQAEIGALAGYDASDCGRIMALADAFS; encoded by the coding sequence ATGACATATAAATTTCGTGTCGGTTTGCGTCCGCAATGGCATCTGGCCCTTGATGGCGACGCCGACGAGACCTCCATGCAGGAATTGCTGGCGCTTCTGGCCGCCATCGATGCCGAGGGCCATATCGCCGGCGCCTGTAAAAGTCGCGGGCTGTCTTATCGGCATGGTTGGGGCTTGTTGCGCCGTTTTGAGGCTTTGTTCGGCACGGCGCTGGTGCTGACGCGGCGGCGGCAGGGCAGCGAGCTGTCTGTGTTTGCGCAACGCTTGCTCTGGGCCAACCGCCGCATCGAGGCCCGGCTGGCGCCCACCTTGGAAAGCCTGGCCTCGGAGTTGCAAGAAGAATTGCAGCGGCTGCTGCCGCAAGAGCTGCCGCCTCTGCGCTTACAGGCCAGCCATGGCTTTGCTGTCGAGGCCCTGATGCAGCAGGGCGCCCGCGTGGAGCTGCGTTATCGCAACGCCAGCGAAGCGCTGGCTTCGCTGGCGCGGGGGGAATGCGATCTGGCGGGTTTTCAACTGCCTAGCGGGGAGTTCGAGCGCGACATCTTGGCCCATTACGCCCAATGGCTGGATCGCGAAACCCATATGCTGATTCATCTGGCGCGGCGCAATACCGGGTTTTTCGTGATGGCCGGCAATCCCAAGGGTATCGCCGGCGTGCGGGATCTCGCCCGGCCCGATGTGCGCTTCGTCAACCGCCAGATGGGGTCCAGCACCCGCTATCTAGCCCATTTGCTGTTGCAGCGCGAAGGTATCGATGTCAGCCAGGTGCAAGGTTTTCAGAGCAACGAATTTACGCATATGGCGATTGCCGCCCATATCGCCAGCGGCATGGCTGACGTGGGCATGGGGGTGGAAACGGCGGCGCGCCGCTTCGGCCTGGATTTCATTCCGCTGGTTCAGGAACGCTATTTCTTTGCCCTGCGCCGGGCCGAGCTGGGCCAGCCGCTCATGCAGGACTTTCTGCGCGCGCTGCGCAGCCCGGCTTACCAGGCCGAGATCGGCGCGCTGGCAGGCTATGACGCGAGCGATTGTGGCCGCATAATGGCCTTGGCCGACGCTTTTTCCTAG
- a CDS encoding formate dehydrogenase subunit gamma — translation MPPNPIAVAQRLAARFADQPGALLPLLHALQEELGCIPPETVGVLAEALSLSRAEVHGVITFYPHFRTEPAGRHVLQICRAEACQAMGGDALAAHAQARLGCDFHARSADGAFTLEPAYCLGLCAQSPALMLDGRPHARMTPARLDRLIDQGGQA, via the coding sequence ATGCCCCCCAATCCCATCGCTGTTGCGCAGCGGCTGGCCGCCCGCTTCGCGGATCAGCCCGGCGCCCTGCTGCCGCTCTTGCACGCGCTCCAGGAAGAACTGGGCTGTATCCCGCCCGAGACGGTCGGGGTGTTGGCTGAAGCCCTGTCGCTGTCGCGGGCCGAGGTGCATGGCGTGATCACCTTCTATCCGCACTTCCGCACGGAGCCGGCAGGCCGCCATGTGCTGCAAATCTGCCGCGCAGAGGCCTGTCAGGCCATGGGTGGCGACGCGCTCGCCGCCCATGCGCAAGCGCGGCTGGGCTGTGACTTCCACGCCCGCAGCGCCGATGGCGCTTTCACGCTCGAACCGGCTTATTGCCTTGGCCTGTGCGCGCAATCGCCAGCGCTCATGCTGGACGGCCGGCCCCATGCCCGGATGACGCCTGCACGGCTGGATCGTCTGATCGATCAGGGAGGCCAGGCATGA
- a CDS encoding formate dehydrogenase beta subunit gives MTTPIRIYVPRDAAALAVGADEVAAAILAESERLNQPVDIVRNGSRGLLWLEPLVEVATPEGRVAYGPVSLDDVPGLFAAGWLSGAAHPLGHGLTETIPYLRHQERLTFVRVGVIDPLSIQDYAAHGGLAGLERALNLTPEQIIEEVTASGLRGRGGAAFPTGIKWKTVHSAPSATKYIVCNADEGDSGTFADRLLMEGDPYALIEGMTIAGLAVGARYGYIYVRSEYPHAIATLRAAIGRAREVGWLGEDIHGSGRCFDLEVREGAGAYICGEETALLESLEGKRGVVRAKPPLPAISGLFGQPTVINNVISLATVPTILARGAAFYRDYGVGRSHGTLPFQLAGNIRQGGLVEKAFGLSLRELLYDFGGGSASGRPLRAAQVGGPLGAYLPESQWDVPLDYEAYIAISAMVGHGGVVAFDDSVDMARMARYAMEFCAIESCGKCTPCRIGSTRGVETLDRIMAGGEQREAQVHLLRDLCDTMLGGSLCALGGMAPYPVLSALNHFPEDFGQTAQPA, from the coding sequence ATGACAACACCTATCCGCATTTATGTGCCGCGCGATGCGGCAGCGCTGGCAGTCGGGGCCGACGAAGTCGCCGCCGCCATCCTGGCCGAATCCGAACGCCTGAATCAGCCGGTGGACATCGTGCGCAACGGTTCACGCGGCCTGCTCTGGCTAGAACCGCTCGTCGAGGTGGCCACGCCCGAAGGCCGCGTGGCCTACGGGCCGGTCAGCCTCGACGATGTGCCGGGCCTGTTCGCCGCCGGCTGGCTAAGCGGCGCCGCACACCCTCTGGGGCACGGCCTGACCGAGACCATCCCCTATCTGCGTCACCAGGAACGCCTGACTTTCGTCCGAGTGGGCGTGATCGATCCGCTGTCCATTCAAGACTATGCGGCCCACGGGGGACTCGCCGGCCTGGAGCGTGCGCTGAACCTGACGCCGGAACAAATCATCGAAGAGGTCACCGCATCGGGCCTGCGCGGGCGCGGCGGCGCGGCCTTTCCGACCGGAATCAAATGGAAAACCGTACACAGCGCGCCGTCTGCCACGAAATACATCGTCTGTAACGCCGATGAAGGCGATTCCGGCACATTCGCGGATCGGCTGCTCATGGAAGGCGACCCCTATGCCTTGATCGAAGGCATGACCATCGCCGGCCTGGCCGTGGGCGCGCGCTATGGCTATATCTACGTGCGTTCCGAGTATCCCCATGCCATCGCCACCCTGCGCGCGGCCATCGGACGCGCCCGTGAGGTCGGCTGGCTCGGCGAGGATATCCACGGCAGCGGCCGATGCTTTGACCTTGAAGTCCGAGAGGGTGCGGGCGCCTATATCTGCGGCGAGGAAACCGCTTTGCTAGAAAGCCTGGAGGGCAAGCGCGGCGTGGTGCGCGCCAAGCCGCCGCTGCCGGCAATCAGCGGACTCTTCGGCCAACCCACCGTCATCAACAATGTGATCTCGCTGGCCACCGTACCCACCATTCTGGCCCGGGGCGCGGCCTTTTACCGCGACTACGGCGTAGGCCGATCGCACGGCACCCTGCCCTTTCAATTGGCGGGCAATATCCGCCAGGGCGGGCTGGTGGAAAAGGCTTTCGGTTTGAGCCTGCGCGAGCTGCTCTATGACTTCGGCGGCGGCAGCGCAAGCGGCCGGCCCTTGCGCGCCGCACAGGTCGGCGGGCCGCTGGGCGCCTATCTGCCGGAATCCCAATGGGACGTGCCGCTGGACTACGAAGCCTATATCGCCATCTCGGCCATGGTCGGCCACGGCGGGGTGGTGGCCTTCGACGACAGTGTGGATATGGCCCGCATGGCGCGCTATGCGATGGAGTTCTGCGCCATCGAGTCCTGTGGCAAATGCACGCCCTGCCGCATCGGCTCCACGCGCGGTGTCGAAACGCTGGACCGCATCATGGCCGGCGGCGAGCAACGCGAGGCGCAGGTGCATCTGCTGCGCGACCTCTGCGACACCATGCTAGGCGGCTCGCTGTGCGCGCTGGGGGGTATGGCCCCCTACCCGGTGCTATCCGCGCTCAACCATTTCCCTGAAGACTTCGGGCAAACCGCCCAGCCCGCCTGA